TCCGGCGCGCGTGGGCGACCGCCTCTCCGGCATCATCGACATCCAGACGCGCGACGGCGGGCGCGACCGGGTGCGCGGCTTCGGCGGCACCTCGCTGATCTCCAGCCGCGCCGGCGTGGAAGGGCCGCTCCCCGGCGGGCGCGGCAGCTACCTGGTATCCGCCCGCCGCACCTACCTGGACCTGTTCACGAAGGCGGCGTACGGGCTGGGGCTCATCGACGCGACCCTCCCCTACGCCTTCACCGACGGGCACCTCAAGCTGACGCACGACGTGGGGACGCTGGGCCGCCTCTCCGTGGCCGCGTACGTGGACGAGGAGGGGCTCGGCATGCCGCGGGAGCGTCCGGATCCGGAGGTCACGCCGCGTCCCGGGCCGCGCGACGACATCAACTTCGGGTGGGGCTCGCGGGTGGGCTCGCTCCGCTTCCGGCGTCCGCTGGCCCCCAACCTGGTGGCCGAGCTGCGCGGCGCCGTCAGCACCTTCCACGGCGACTTCAACGTGGCCGAGGCGCGCTACGCGGGCGAGGGGCAGCCGGACACGCTCGCAAAGGTCCTGGGCGCGCGCATGCGTATGCGCGACGTGATGGCCGGCGCGGACCTCACCTGGCACGCGCTCAGTCACCAAGTGCGCGGCGGCGTGCAGTGGGATGGGTACCGCTTCTTCCACGACGTGGCGGAACATCAGAACGGCGCCGGCCCCTTCTTCACCGGCTCCTTTCGCCGCGAGGACACGCCGGTCACGATCGCGGCGTACGTGGAGGACGAGTGGCAGCCGACCCCGCTGCTGCGGGTGCGGGGCGGCGTGCGCGTGCTGGCCGCGGGGGAGCGCGGCACCGAGATCCTCCCCCGCATCGGCGCGCAGTACACGCTCACGCCGTCGCTGACGCTCACCCTGGGCGGCGGGCGCTCGGCGCAGGTGATCCACTCGCTGCGCAGCGAGGAGTCGCTGGGCGCTTCGGTGATGGCGTACGACTTCCTCGCCGCCGTCCCCACGAGCACCGGCCTCTCCACCGCCACCGACGTGGTGGGCGGCGCGGAGTGGGTGCGCGGCACCACCTCGGTGCGGCTCGACGCCTTCGCCAAGCGTCTCGACAACGTCCCGCTCCCGCAGGTTCCCGGCGACATCACCGAGGCGCCGATCATCGTGAACGAGGGCTTCCTGGCGGGGACCGGGAACGCGCGCGGCGTGGAGCTGCTGGCCCGCCACGCGCGCGGCCGGGCGCTGTACTCGCTGGCCTACGCCCTGAACGGCGTGCGCATGGAGGTGGAGGGCGAGGAGTACACCCCGCGATTCGAGCGCCGGCACACGCTGGACGCCGTGGCCCTCCTCCCCTGGGGACGGCGCGGCGAGGTGAACGCGCGGCTGGCGCTGGCGTCGGGGCAGCCGTACACCCCGCCGGCCGGCTACGGCTACTCGGCGCGCTACGATCCGCTCAGCGGGCACTTCGTGAGCTCGGGCGCCACGGTGCTGCTGGACGATCACAACAGCGGTCGCCTGCCGGGCTACTTCCGCCTGGACGTGGGGGTGCGGCGCAGCTTCGAGCCGCGTTTCTTCGGGCGCAAGACGTCGGTGACCCCGTTCCTCCAGATCGTGAACGTGCTCAACACGCCCAACGTGCTGGCCGGGCTTCCGCAGCTCTACGGCGAGGCCGGACCGCAGATCGAATACGCTCCCCAGCTCCCCATCCTCCCGACCATCGGATTCGAATGGAAGTTCTGATGAAGCGAATCGCGACGGCCGCCCTCGTGCTGGCGGCGGCCGGGTGCTCGTTCCTGCGCGACCCCAGCCCCATTGAGGCACTGGGAGAGAACGCGATCGCCCACGCCCTGCTGGTGACGGGCTCGGACACGGTGCAGGTGCTGCTGATCCGCGTGGGCACCGGCTCCAACCCCGCCAC
The window above is part of the Longimicrobium sp. genome. Proteins encoded here:
- a CDS encoding TonB-dependent receptor — its product is MILAAIIAALLPTATVRGTVHAEGSREPVAYATVRLVEPRRSARTDERGLFVVPDVPQGSWRVTITAAGYQPKDTTLVVPATGTLEVSIGLRAAAIALPGIEARGRQESRAASTAGPGATRIEAREIDAAPALAEADVLRTVQLLPSVAAASDFSSALYVRGGSPDQTLVMLDGTPLFNPYHLGGLFGAIDPDAVAAVDVLPGAFPARVGDRLSGIIDIQTRDGGRDRVRGFGGTSLISSRAGVEGPLPGGRGSYLVSARRTYLDLFTKAAYGLGLIDATLPYAFTDGHLKLTHDVGTLGRLSVAAYVDEEGLGMPRERPDPEVTPRPGPRDDINFGWGSRVGSLRFRRPLAPNLVAELRGAVSTFHGDFNVAEARYAGEGQPDTLAKVLGARMRMRDVMAGADLTWHALSHQVRGGVQWDGYRFFHDVAEHQNGAGPFFTGSFRREDTPVTIAAYVEDEWQPTPLLRVRGGVRVLAAGERGTEILPRIGAQYTLTPSLTLTLGGGRSAQVIHSLRSEESLGASVMAYDFLAAVPTSTGLSTATDVVGGAEWVRGTTSVRLDAFAKRLDNVPLPQVPGDITEAPIIVNEGFLAGTGNARGVELLARHARGRALYSLAYALNGVRMEVEGEEYTPRFERRHTLDAVALLPWGRRGEVNARLALASGQPYTPPAGYGYSARYDPLSGHFVSSGATVLLDDHNSGRLPGYFRLDVGVRRSFEPRFFGRKTSVTPFLQIVNVLNTPNVLAGLPQLYGEAGPQIEYAPQLPILPTIGFEWKF